Proteins encoded by one window of Sphaerodactylus townsendi isolate TG3544 linkage group LG04, MPM_Stown_v2.3, whole genome shotgun sequence:
- the LOC125432013 gene encoding LOW QUALITY PROTEIN: cytochrome b-c1 complex subunit 2, mitochondrial (The sequence of the model RefSeq protein was modified relative to this genomic sequence to represent the inferred CDS: deleted 3 bases in 2 codons) produces MAAMKPVPLAARCLSKRFYSLKSAPKADAFSAAERAKVQLHPQDLEITKLPNGLIIASLENYSPVSRIGVFIKAGSRYETTANLGITHLLRLSSNLTTKGASAFRITRGIEAVGSNLSVASTRENMVYSVECLCDYVDTIMEYLINVTTAPEFRRWEVSEAQPQLRVDKAIAFQNPQVCVLENLHAAAYRNSLANSLYCPNYMVGKFTSEQLHNFVQSNFTSARMALVGLGVSHADLKQVGEQFLNIRRGGSRPMKARLYRGGEIRDQNGDSLVHAVVVAEGATMGSAEANAFSVLQHVLGAGPLVKRGSGITNKLIQGAAKATTQPFDASAFNVNYSDSGLFGIYAVSQPSAAGEVIKASLNQVKAIAQGGLTEEEVRTAKNQLKAALLMSVESSDGLLEEIGCQALASGAYASPAAVVEKIDAVTTADIVNAAKKFVSGKKSMAASGGLANTPFVDEL; encoded by the exons ATGGCGGcgatgaagcccgtcccgcttGCGGCGCGCTGCCTCTCG AAAAGGTTTTATTCTCTCAAAAGTGCGCCAAAAGCAGATGCCTTTTCCGCAGCAGAACGGGCAAAAGTTCAGCTACATCCTCAGGATCTTGAG ATCACAAAACTACCAAATGGCTTGATCATTGCCTCTCTGGAGAATTACTCTCCTGTCTCAAGAATTGGGGTTTTCATCAAAGCAGGCAGCAGGTATGAGACCACTGCCAACTTGGGAATAACACATCTGCTCCGTCTTTCCTCCAACCTG ACCACAAAAGGAGCTTCGGCCTTCAGGATAACTCGGGGCATCGAAGCAGTTGGCAGCAACCTAAG CGTGGCCTCTACCCGGGAGAACATGGTCTACTCGGTTGAATGCCTGTGTGACTATGT CGATACCATTATGGAGTATTTAATAAACGTCACCACGGCGCCAGAATTTAGACGTTGGGAAGTGTCTGAAGCTCAGCCGCAGCTAAGGGTCGATAAGGCCATTGCCTTTCAGAACCCACAAGTTT GTGTTCTCGAAAACTTGCATGCGGCGGCGTATCGGAATTCCCTTGCCAATTCCTTGTACTGTCCGAACTACATGGTTGGGAAATTTACATCGGAACAG CTGCATAATTTTGTACAGAGCAACTTCACAAGTGCTAGGATGGCTTTGGTCGGTCTAG GAGTCAGCCACGCTGACCTAAAGCAAGTTGGGGAGCAGTTTCTCAATATCAGGCGGGGCGGATCACGCCCGATGAAGGCGAGA CTATATCGCGGAG GTGAAATCCGAGACCAGAACGGCGACAGCCTGGTCCACGCGGTTGTAGTAGCAGAGGGAGCGACCATGGGAAGTGCCGAGGCAAACGCCTTCAGCGTCCTTCAGCATGTCCTTGGAGCGGGGCCTCTTGTTAAGAGAGGAAGTGGCATTACCAATAAGCTCATCCAGGGGGCTGCAAAGGCAACAACTCAGCCATTTGAT GCATCAGCATTCAACGTTAATTACAGTGATTCAGGACTGTTTGGCATT TATGCCGTATCCCAGCCATCAGCTGCTGGAGAG GTAATCAAGGCTTCTTTGAACCAAGTGAAGGCAATTGCTCAGGGAGGACTCACTGAAGAAGAGGTCAGAACAGCCAA AAACCAGCTGAAGGCAGCTCTCTTGATGTCGGTCGAGTCCTCCGATGGCTTGCTGGAGGAAATCGGCTGTCAGGCACTGGCGTCTGGGGCGTACGCGTCACCTGCAGCTGTGGTGGAAAAGATTGATGCTGTCACCACTGCTGACATTGTGAAT GCCGCAAAGAAGTTTGTTAGTGGGAAGAAGTCAATGGCAGCCAGCGGGGGCTTGGCAAACACCCCCTTTGTTGATGAGCTGTAG
- the PDZD9 gene encoding PDZ domain-containing protein 9: MEKDGLGFIIIQNGPYLQLTGLVENSAAARDGKLQEGDVFLKIGHANVLGWTLRELRQLLQGTPIGTALQIQVYRDFLALPSRWTSVMDHIPEKSGTNSASDVSEESWTSSEGTDEPEDHTQETDSEGDRQTTPDSRAVQEENVAPDPAPPIKTVHYQDTCEEPEGAKATRHAPATQMSHFGPSPQPQFISRDWHFFERKKHTFTVGSDIGCDIMIHKDHREKSRWSSPYWTMPKANIASSSSSSSLSEVFWLTDSAEDRE, translated from the exons ATGGAAAAGGACGGGCTCGGGTTCATAATCATCCAGAACGGGCCTTATCTCCAGCTCACGGGCCTGGTGGAGAACAGCGCCGCAGCCAGAGATGGAAAACTGCAAGAGG GGGACGTGTTCCTTAAAATTGGGCACGCAAACGTCTTGGGGTGGACGCTGCGCGAACTCCGGCAACTTCTGCAAGGCACCCCCATCGGGACCGCTCTGCAGATCCAGGTCTATAGGGATTTTCTCGCACTGCCCAGCAGGTGGACATCCGTGATGGACCACATTCCGGAAAAATCCGGGACCAA TTCAGCCAGCGATGTCAGTGAAGAGAGCTGGACGAGCAGCGAAGGCACGGACGAACCCGAAGATCACACGCAGGAAACAGACAGCGAAGGAGATCGCCAAACCACCCCTGACAGTCGTGCTGTGCAAGAGGAAAACGTTGCCCCCGACCCAGCTCCTCCGATTAAAACAGTACACTACCAAGATACGTGTGAGGAGCCAGAAGGGGCCAAAGCCACACGCCACGCCCCGGCCACACAAATGTCTCACTTTGGGCCTTCCCCACAACCTCAGTTTATCTCCAGAGATTGGCACTTCTTTGAAAGGAAAAAACACACCTTCACCGTGGGCTCGGACATCGGCTGTGACATTATGATCCATAAAGATCACAGGGAAAAA TCGAGATGGTCTTCGCCCTACTGGACTATGCCGAAAGCGAACATTGCTTCGTCGTCGTCTTCCTCTTCCTTGTCGGAGGTGTTCTGGCTCACAGATTCTGCTGAGGACAGGGAGTAA